A genomic region of Colletotrichum destructivum chromosome 1, complete sequence contains the following coding sequences:
- a CDS encoding Putative selenoprotein, Rdx-type, translating into MADVPPPTQSASVSTPTLLPRVAIQFCTQCKWMLRAAYFAQELLSTFSTSIGEVALQPSTGGAFIVTLTHLPAGAETTSTTILWDRKTEGGFPETKELKRRLRDVIQPNRDLGHVDRKHAKPTPDTTTPSTQVSLASDAIAEAPTMAPSSASDVVSQLKKHPANANKTPTGEDAPNITTTTSAAEQEQSTLSEAVRDAIGAARANTGQKAKTEMSSAGMLPRQHFDDPPADANKEKCEDCA; encoded by the exons ATGGCCGACGTACCTCCCCCAACGCAGTCAGCATCGGTTTCTACACCGACGCTGCTGCCCCGCGTTGCCATCCAGTTCTGCACTCAGTGTAAGTGGATGCTTCGCGCAGCATAT TTTGCCCAGGAGCTCCTTTCGACATTTTCAACATCCATCGGTGAAGTCGCTCTCCAGCCTTCCACAGGCGGGGCTTTCATAGTCACTCTGACTCACCttcccgccggcgccgaaaCGACCTCGACCACGATCCTCTGGGACCGCAAGACCGAGGGAGGCTtccccgagaccaaggagctGAAGCGCCGTCTCCGCGACGTCATCCAGCCCAATAGGGACCTCGGTCACGTCGACCGCAAGCACGCGAAGCCCACTCCCGACACAACGACACCTAGTACCCAAGTCTCTCTAGCTTCGGACGCAATAGCAGAGGCACCGACAATGGCTCCCTCATCCGCCTCTGACGTCGTCTCCCAGCTGAAGAAGCACCCCGCCAACGCCAATAAGACACCCACCGGTGAGGACGCTCCgaacatcaccaccaccacatccGCTGCCGAACAGGAGCAGAGCACACTCAGCGAGGCGGTCCGTgacgccatcggcgccgcaCGCGCCAACACGGGTCAGAAGGCCAAGACCGAGATGTCGTCCGCCGGCATGCTGCCGAGGCAGCATTTTGACGACCCGCCGGCCGATGCTAACAAAGAGAAATGCGAGGACTGTGCCTGA
- a CDS encoding Putative serine-threonine protein phosphatase: MADQHEVDLDSIIDRLLEVRGSRPGKQVQLLEAEIRYLCTKAREIFISQPILLELEAPIKICGDIHGQYYDLLRLFEYGGFPPEANYLFLGDYVDRGKQSLETICLLLAYKIKYPENFFILRGNHECASINRIYGFYDECKRRYNIKLWKTFTDCFNCLPIAAIIDEKIFTMHGGLSPDLNSMEQIRRVMRPTDIPDCGLLCDLLWSDPDKDITGWSENDRGVSFTFGPDVVSRFLQKHDMDLICRAHQVVEDGYEFFSKRQLVTLFSAPNYCGEFDNAGAMMSVDESLLCSFQILKPAEKKQKFGRR, from the exons ATGGCGGACCAACATGAGGTCGACCTTGACTCGATAATCGACCGTCTCCTCGAGGTTCGGGGCAGCCGTCCTGGCAAGCAGGttcagctcctcgaggcTGAGATTCGCTACCTGTGCACCAAGGCTCGCGAGATCTTCATCTCCCAGCCCATCCTCCTTGAGCTGGAGGCCCCAATCAAG ATCTGCGGCGACATCCACGGACAATATTACGACCTGCTTCGTCTCTTTGAGTACGGCGGCTTCCCTCCCGAGGCCAACTACCTCTTCCTTGGTGACTACGTCGATCGTGGCAAACAGTCTCTCGAGACCATCTGCCTGTTGCTTGCCTACAAGATCAAGTACCCCGAGAACTTCTTCATCCTGCGCGGTAACCACGAATGTGCCTCCATCAACCGTATCTACGGCTTTTACGACGAGTGCAAGCGCCGCTACAACATCAAGCTATGGAAGACATTTACGGACTGCTTCAACTGCCTGCCTATCGCCGCTATCATCGACGAGAAGATTTTCACCATGCACGGTGGTCTCAGCCCTGACCTGAACTCCATGGAGCAGATTCGCCGCGTCATGCGACCCACCGAC ATTCCCGACTGCGGTCTTCTCTGCGATCTTTTGTGGTCTGATCCCGACAAAGACATCACGGGCTGGAGCGAAAACGACAGAGGTGTCTCCTTCACCTTCGGTCCCGATGTTGTTTCCAGATTCCTCCAGAAGCACGACATGGATCTGATTTGCCGTGCCCATCAAGTCGTGGAAGACGGCTACGAGTTCTTCTCTAAGCGTCAGCTGGTTACTCTCTTCAGCGCACCGAACTACTGCGGAGAGTTTGACAACGCCGGAGCGATGATGAGTGTGGACGAGAGCTTGCTCTGCTCCTTCCAG ATTCTGAAACCCGCTGAGAAGAAACAAAA GTTCGGCCGTCGTTAA